The Sphingobacteriales bacterium genome has a segment encoding these proteins:
- the priA gene encoding primosomal protein N' — protein MYAEIILPLALPQIYTFAVPAALQSAAQVGCRAEVPFGKQKVYAGLIARLSPQLPEGIKPKAILSILDEKPLLHPIHLQLWQWIANYYMCSVGEVMHAALPAAFKLSGESILSANPLFSHDLSLLSDDEYLIAEALQHQAELSPEQIRSIVNKKNIYPLIRSLLDKGVVLVKEELQELYKPKTATFVRLQSPYSHDEEALRQLFDELAKAPKQLELLMAYWQLSKSSQQNDIAKSKLLQRTAASDASLKSLVEKKVFALTEKKVDRLADSISENIAPISYELNDSQQRALQLLQQHLEEKNIALLHGVTSSGKTQVYIELLRRTIEQGKQALFLLPEIALTAQMISRLKKVFGDKVGIYHSKFNDAERVEIWNKVLNKEYQIVLGARSALFLPFSDLGLIVVDEEHDSSYKQFDPAPRYQARDVAVYMGTLFQSKVLLGSASPSIESYANAAFGRYGLVEMAERYGGVQPPTIELIDLSLASVRQQMVSLFSKPLLDAIKDTLASEEQVILFKNRRGYAPFIMCNDCNAVPKCARCDVSLTYHKNSHILKCHYCGYQIAGLSQCPDCDSTHLREQGFGTEKIEDELQLLLPEVHLGRLDFDTAQSKTGFSKIISDFEQKKTHILVGTQMVTKGLDFDNVGLVGILSADQLIHFPNFRAAERAFQLMLQVSGRAGRRDKQGKVLIQTTLPAHPLFEYLQSGDFKNFYIEEVRQRQQWHYPPYTRLINITLKHKNRELLNDASFIFAEELRRELKDAVLGPISPLISRIRNFYLREITLKLPRDPHIIRTGKAHLQTTMQRMQQDPKYKSVITQLDIDPM, from the coding sequence ATGTACGCCGAAATTATTTTACCGCTTGCTCTGCCGCAAATTTACACTTTTGCCGTTCCTGCCGCTTTGCAGTCGGCGGCACAGGTGGGGTGTAGGGCAGAAGTTCCTTTCGGCAAGCAAAAAGTATATGCAGGCCTCATCGCCCGCCTCTCGCCGCAATTACCCGAAGGCATCAAGCCCAAAGCCATATTGAGCATTTTAGACGAAAAGCCCCTCCTCCACCCCATTCACCTGCAACTGTGGCAGTGGATAGCCAACTACTATATGTGCTCGGTGGGCGAAGTGATGCACGCCGCCCTCCCCGCCGCCTTCAAATTGTCGGGCGAAAGCATCTTATCCGCTAATCCCCTTTTTTCGCACGACCTCAGCCTCCTGAGCGACGACGAATACCTCATCGCCGAAGCCTTGCAGCATCAAGCCGAACTCTCCCCCGAACAAATACGCAGCATTGTCAATAAAAAAAATATTTACCCGCTCATTCGCTCCTTGTTGGATAAAGGCGTGGTGTTGGTGAAAGAAGAATTGCAGGAACTCTACAAGCCCAAAACGGCAACTTTTGTGCGCCTGCAATCGCCTTACTCCCACGACGAAGAGGCACTGCGACAACTGTTTGACGAACTCGCCAAAGCTCCCAAACAATTAGAATTACTGATGGCTTACTGGCAACTCTCCAAAAGCAGCCAACAAAACGACATCGCCAAAAGCAAACTCCTCCAACGCACCGCCGCCTCCGATGCTTCGCTCAAATCTTTGGTAGAAAAAAAAGTATTTGCCCTCACAGAAAAAAAAGTGGACCGACTCGCCGATTCTATATCGGAAAATATCGCTCCTATCAGCTACGAACTCAACGACAGCCAGCAGCGTGCCCTGCAACTCTTACAGCAACATTTAGAAGAAAAAAACATCGCCCTGCTGCACGGTGTTACGTCAAGCGGAAAAACACAAGTATATATAGAATTGCTGCGCCGTACTATTGAGCAAGGCAAACAAGCCCTTTTTTTATTGCCCGAAATTGCACTAACAGCACAAATGATCAGCCGCCTGAAAAAAGTATTCGGCGACAAAGTGGGCATTTATCATTCCAAATTCAACGATGCCGAGCGCGTAGAAATCTGGAACAAAGTATTGAACAAAGAATATCAGATTGTTTTGGGCGCACGCTCGGCTTTGTTTTTGCCTTTTTCGGATTTGGGGCTGATAGTGGTGGACGAAGAACACGACAGTTCTTATAAGCAGTTTGACCCCGCACCGCGCTACCAAGCCCGCGATGTGGCGGTATATATGGGTACTTTGTTTCAATCAAAAGTGCTGCTGGGTTCGGCAAGCCCTTCCATTGAAAGCTACGCCAACGCCGCCTTCGGTCGCTATGGTTTGGTGGAAATGGCAGAACGCTACGGCGGTGTGCAGCCGCCCACTATTGAACTCATAGATTTGTCCTTGGCTTCGGTGCGGCAGCAAATGGTGTCTTTGTTCAGCAAGCCCCTTTTAGATGCCATTAAAGATACTTTGGCGAGCGAGGAGCAGGTGATTTTATTTAAAAACAGGCGCGGCTACGCTCCTTTTATTATGTGCAACGACTGCAACGCCGTACCCAAATGTGCGCGTTGCGATGTGAGCCTCACCTACCACAAAAACAGCCATATCCTCAAATGCCATTATTGCGGCTACCAAATTGCGGGCTTGTCGCAATGCCCCGATTGCGACTCTACCCATTTGCGCGAGCAGGGTTTTGGCACCGAAAAAATAGAAGACGAACTGCAATTGCTCCTGCCCGAAGTGCATTTGGGGCGTTTGGATTTTGATACGGCACAGAGCAAAACCGGTTTTTCAAAAATCATCAGCGACTTCGAGCAGAAAAAAACCCATATCTTGGTAGGTACGCAAATGGTGACAAAGGGCTTGGATTTTGATAATGTGGGATTGGTGGGTATTTTGAGTGCCGACCAACTCATTCATTTTCCGAATTTCAGGGCGGCAGAACGCGCCTTTCAGTTGATGCTTCAGGTGAGCGGCAGGGCAGGCAGGCGCGACAAACAGGGAAAGGTATTGATACAGACCACGCTACCCGCACACCCCTTATTTGAATACCTCCAAAGCGGCGATTTTAAGAATTTTTATATAGAAGAAGTGCGCCAACGCCAGCAATGGCATTATCCGCCCTATACCCGCCTCATCAATATTACCCTCAAACACAAAAACCGCGAACTGCTCAACGATGCTTCTTTTATTTTTGCGGAGGAGTTGCGCCGCGAACTCAAAGATGCCGTTTTGGGACCCATCTCGCCCCTCATCAGCCGTATCCGCAATTTTTATTTGCGCGAAATCACCCTCAAACTCCCCCGCGACCCGCACATCATTCGCACCGGAAAAGCGCACCTCCAAACCACCATGCAGCGCATGCAACAAGACCCCAAATACAAAAGCGTCATCACCCAATTGGATATAGACCCTATGTAA
- a CDS encoding DoxX family protein translates to MNSKTKNIIIWILTGLVSFIFIGSGIFKLMGGNAEMANGVGGISNLISLGILELIITALFLFPRTGVVGALLMIAYMGGAMAVLFVSHQPFVFIIVIQALIWITSALRFPELKSRLID, encoded by the coding sequence ATGAATAGTAAAACAAAGAATATTATCATTTGGATACTAACAGGTTTAGTATCATTTATTTTTATCGGAAGCGGTATTTTTAAACTGATGGGCGGAAACGCAGAAATGGCTAACGGTGTTGGTGGTATTTCAAACTTGATTAGTCTTGGAATATTAGAACTGATAATCACAGCATTATTTTTATTCCCAAGAACAGGTGTGGTTGGTGCGTTGTTAATGATAGCATATATGGGCGGTGCAATGGCTGTATTATTTGTTTCACACCAACCCTTTGTTTTCATTATTGTAATTCAGGCTCTGATTTGGATTACAAGTGCATTACGTTTTCCAGAATTGAAAAGTAGATTAATTGATTAA
- a CDS encoding alkene reductase: MELLKSIQLGNKTLKNKMVMAAMTRSRANINGVVGKSTITYYEQRASAGLILTEAINISEQAIGSPLTPGLYTQDQINAWKKVTEAVHKKGGLIYAQLWHTGRVGHSIDRKGILPVAPSAIAISGMQHFTSQGPKEYETPKALTTSEIKQIVKDYGQAAKNAIEAGFDGVELHGANGYLPHQFLAESANQRTDEYGGSVENRSRFILEVMQELINTIGGDKVGIKISPLQPYAGIISDNPIETFTYLIQELNKMDFAFVELMKRSPMFPLLAHYPKDDEIELFGKLSKNKLIANTAYNKETAEVELQKGIAKLISFGVSFLANPDLPKRFEFNAPLNQPDRATMFGGGEKGYIDYPFLS; the protein is encoded by the coding sequence ATGGAATTATTAAAATCAATACAATTAGGTAATAAAACCTTAAAAAACAAAATGGTAATGGCTGCTATGACAAGAAGCAGAGCAAATATAAATGGTGTAGTAGGTAAATCAACAATTACTTATTATGAACAAAGAGCCAGTGCAGGTCTTATTCTTACAGAAGCCATAAATATTTCTGAACAAGCAATCGGCAGTCCATTGACACCAGGGCTTTATACACAAGACCAAATAAACGCTTGGAAAAAAGTAACAGAAGCCGTTCATAAAAAAGGAGGGCTAATATATGCACAACTTTGGCATACCGGTCGTGTAGGGCATTCGATAGATAGAAAAGGAATTTTGCCAGTAGCACCATCGGCGATTGCCATAAGTGGTATGCAACACTTTACTTCACAAGGACCAAAAGAATATGAAACTCCAAAGGCATTAACCACATCAGAAATCAAACAAATTGTAAAAGACTACGGACAAGCAGCTAAAAATGCAATTGAAGCAGGTTTTGATGGGGTGGAATTACATGGAGCTAATGGCTATTTACCCCACCAATTTTTAGCAGAAAGCGCAAATCAAAGAACTGACGAATACGGAGGAAGCGTAGAAAATCGCAGTCGTTTTATTTTGGAAGTGATGCAAGAATTGATTAATACTATTGGTGGCGACAAAGTTGGTATTAAGATTTCTCCTTTGCAGCCGTATGCAGGAATTATTTCAGATAACCCAATTGAAACATTTACCTATTTAATACAAGAGCTTAATAAAATGGATTTTGCATTTGTTGAGCTTATGAAACGTAGTCCAATGTTTCCATTGTTAGCTCATTATCCAAAAGACGATGAAATTGAATTATTTGGGAAATTATCAAAGAATAAACTTATTGCAAATACAGCTTACAATAAAGAAACAGCAGAAGTAGAATTACAAAAAGGCATAGCTAAACTAATTTCGTTTGGTGTATCGTTTTTGGCTAATCCAGATTTGCCAAAGCGTTTTGAATTTAATGCACCTTTAAACCAACCCGATAGAGCGACAATGTTTGGTGGTGGCGAAAAAGGGTATATTGATTATCCATTTTTAAGCTAA
- a CDS encoding DUF1963 domain-containing protein — MKNEYIKALKELEWQTDFKKVEALLKPAIKINKKTSIGGSQLGLSRFGGTPDLPLGMDWPTFAGNSLIFLAQINLEEIKMYDIDNELPDKGIIYFFIHSDKPDAEEQVVSDNKKRYRVLYSENNELKNIDFPKEFTSEYHFKPVRMEFQSFYTFPSGETLEIESLEEEDRDNSYIFNDEYGNHEGEQVLGYTMPIQYDVTWDWAFSYLDFKTHKSNEAGNAKIDAIRPEFVTLLQVSMENFYIGFDRIVTAIGYFGITKDDLKNKNFDKAILVFQDT; from the coding sequence TTGAAAAACGAGTATATAAAAGCACTCAAAGAATTGGAGTGGCAAACAGACTTCAAGAAAGTTGAGGCTTTATTAAAGCCTGCCATAAAAATAAATAAAAAGACTTCAATAGGAGGCAGTCAATTAGGTTTGTCAAGATTTGGAGGCACACCAGACCTGCCCCTCGGAATGGATTGGCCTACATTTGCGGGAAACTCGTTGATTTTTTTGGCGCAAATAAATTTGGAAGAAATTAAAATGTATGATATTGACAATGAGCTTCCTGATAAAGGAATTATATATTTTTTCATACACTCCGACAAACCCGATGCCGAAGAGCAAGTTGTTTCTGACAACAAAAAAAGATACAGGGTGCTTTACTCGGAAAACAATGAACTGAAAAATATTGACTTTCCGAAAGAATTTACCTCTGAATATCATTTTAAGCCGGTACGAATGGAGTTTCAATCTTTTTATACCTTCCCGTCAGGAGAAACTTTAGAAATAGAATCCTTAGAAGAGGAAGACCGAGATAATTCATATATTTTTAATGATGAATATGGTAATCATGAAGGTGAGCAGGTTTTAGGATATACAATGCCGATTCAGTACGATGTTACCTGGGATTGGGCATTTTCGTATTTAGACTTCAAAACGCATAAATCAAATGAGGCTGGTAATGCTAAAATAGATGCTATTCGTCCTGAATTTGTTACGCTTCTTCAAGTTTCTATGGAAAATTTCTATATAGGTTTTGATAGAATTGTAACCGCCATCGGCTATTTTGGAATTACAAAAGATGATTTAAAGAATAAAAATTTTGATAAGGCAATATTAGTTTTTCAAGATACCTAG
- a CDS encoding DUF4433 domain-containing protein produces the protein MPDLSKTRLFRMTHIENIPHILQNGITHSASANANPNFVAIGDNSLIATRNSFLLNNGKLLGDYIPFYFGYRTPMLFVIQKGFNMVTPTPAEDIVYCVSSVQKMIDLKLDFVFTDGHAIDGFTSQYTKGDIQNIDSLIDKNAINAKYWKDENDLDIKRRKEAEFLVLGDIVCDGLLGYVTYNEIAKKRIIDFGADESKVVAKPEYYFKL, from the coding sequence ATGCCAGATTTAAGTAAAACACGCTTGTTTAGAATGACTCATATTGAGAATATTCCGCATATTCTTCAAAATGGTATCACACATTCAGCTTCGGCAAATGCAAATCCTAATTTTGTTGCTATTGGGGATAATAGTTTGATTGCTACGCGTAATAGTTTTTTATTGAACAATGGCAAGTTGTTAGGAGATTACATTCCCTTTTATTTTGGGTATAGAACGCCAATGCTCTTTGTTATTCAAAAAGGTTTTAATATGGTTACGCCAACTCCCGCAGAAGACATTGTTTATTGTGTTAGTTCTGTTCAAAAAATGATAGATTTGAAATTGGATTTTGTTTTTACAGACGGTCACGCTATTGATGGTTTTACTTCTCAGTACACAAAGGGGGATATTCAAAATATTGATAGTCTAATAGACAAAAATGCTATCAATGCGAAATATTGGAAAGACGAAAATGACCTTGATATAAAACGTAGAAAAGAGGCAGAGTTTTTGGTTTTAGGAGATATTGTATGTGATGGGCTTCTAGGTTATGTCACTTACAATGAAATTGCAAAAAAACGGATAATTGACTTTGGAGCAGATGAATCCAAAGTAGTTGCTAAACCCGAATATTATTTTAAATTATGA
- a CDS encoding macro domain-containing protein has product MIHYKIGNLLESEADALVNTVNTVGVMGKGIALQFKNMFPNNFKQYADACKNKELTIGQLLVTEEKSLLLGKKIIINFPTKTNWRLPSEYQYIEVGLKALVNIIKEKNIKSIAIPPLGAGNGGLNWNKVKQILEKYLADIDCDIYIYEPNAMIQEVIKKERVKLTPARAMLLSVLYDLVRNGEFVSEFASEKIAYFLQRFGAKDAFRLEFQPNFYGPYSGKVKHVLYYLNGTYIKGYSSKDKKPFEDLELIPDAESDVNQFLDKPENEKYKNIVKKTKLFLAGFYSSFALELISTVDYIVSEKKADTEEKIIKELESWSDRKKTLFTNPKYIQIALNNLNSHLN; this is encoded by the coding sequence ATGATACATTACAAAATAGGCAACCTATTAGAAAGCGAAGCTGATGCTTTGGTAAATACCGTAAATACAGTCGGTGTAATGGGAAAAGGCATTGCCTTACAGTTTAAAAATATGTTTCCCAACAACTTCAAACAATATGCCGATGCTTGTAAAAATAAAGAACTAACAATTGGGCAGTTATTAGTAACAGAAGAAAAATCACTATTATTAGGAAAGAAAATTATTATCAATTTCCCTACAAAAACTAATTGGCGATTGCCTTCTGAATATCAATATATTGAAGTGGGATTAAAGGCACTTGTAAACATTATCAAAGAAAAAAACATAAAATCAATAGCCATTCCACCACTTGGTGCAGGAAATGGAGGTTTAAATTGGAACAAAGTCAAGCAGATTTTGGAAAAATATTTGGCAGATATTGATTGCGATATCTATATCTATGAACCAAATGCTATGATACAAGAAGTCATAAAAAAAGAAAGAGTGAAATTAACACCAGCAAGAGCAATGCTACTCTCTGTATTGTATGATTTGGTTCGTAATGGTGAGTTTGTATCAGAGTTTGCCTCAGAAAAAATCGCTTATTTTCTCCAACGTTTTGGGGCGAAAGATGCTTTTAGGTTAGAGTTTCAACCAAATTTTTACGGACCCTATTCAGGCAAAGTAAAACACGTTTTGTATTATTTGAATGGAACTTATATAAAGGGGTACAGTTCAAAGGATAAAAAACCTTTTGAAGACTTGGAGTTAATTCCTGATGCTGAAAGTGATGTAAACCAGTTTTTAGATAAACCTGAAAATGAAAAATACAAAAATATTGTGAAAAAAACTAAATTGTTTTTGGCAGGATTTTATTCATCTTTTGCATTAGAATTGATTTCAACAGTAGATTATATTGTTTCGGAAAAGAAAGCCGATACAGAGGAAAAGATTATCAAAGAATTAGAAAGTTGGAGTGATAGAAAGAAAACATTATTTACCAACCCAAAATATATTCAAATAGCACTGAACAACTTAAATTCACATCTAAACTAA
- a CDS encoding CotH kinase family protein, whose protein sequence is MIESDPEQDVYYTTDGSEPTSRSKRYQEPVIINSSQMIKAVAYSRTCLPSEVVERTYLFEKKPSLPVVFLTGNVGDWFSVERGIYEKGMYAEPQPPHHGANFWQDWTIPVFFEWLDEKGDLRFHQKAGAKIHGAGSRAFDMKSLQIKALGGLYGNRFKFSFFPQQAQKSYRNVLLKNSGQNFKLSHLNDPLIHELIAPLGTVDVQQYRPVVVYINGRYWGIHDLRDKADKYYLAEKYGIKAKSVEIVEGCGLEAVDGTTEHFRAMRDYIFNNDLSALQHYEWVKAHLNIENFCDYMITNLYVVNKDWHQSGNVRAWRSPEYDGGRWHFFLTDLDISMGHIGMAGENNLMEIFNANSPQAKMLKMLLQNPDFKKYFTQRFNDLLNSTFAPEHVLATLERLAAQLEPEMPRHCGRWGMSVVEWKEKYVGEIVTFAKLRTAIIRRYLREQLLLGSEIKMVSSVEPPASGSIAINTYFPTQYPFTGIYFSAQNIDLNAYPAEGYRFAYWELGNSRIKESCVSVPLRDSSVVKAHFEKQ, encoded by the coding sequence ATGATAGAGAGCGACCCCGAACAGGACGTGTATTATACCACCGACGGCAGCGAGCCTACCTCGCGCTCAAAACGCTATCAGGAGCCTGTCATTATCAACAGTTCTCAAATGATAAAAGCGGTGGCTTACAGCCGCACCTGCCTGCCCAGTGAAGTGGTGGAGCGCACTTATTTGTTTGAAAAAAAACCAAGCCTTCCGGTGGTGTTTTTAACCGGAAATGTCGGCGATTGGTTCAGCGTGGAGCGCGGCATCTACGAAAAAGGAATGTATGCCGAGCCGCAACCGCCGCACCACGGAGCTAATTTTTGGCAAGATTGGACAATTCCGGTATTTTTTGAGTGGTTGGATGAAAAAGGCGACCTGCGTTTTCATCAGAAAGCAGGAGCAAAAATTCACGGAGCCGGCTCACGGGCTTTTGATATGAAAAGTTTGCAAATAAAAGCACTCGGCGGTTTATACGGCAATAGGTTTAAATTTTCTTTTTTTCCGCAACAAGCCCAAAAATCGTACCGCAATGTATTGCTCAAAAATTCGGGGCAAAATTTTAAACTCTCACATCTCAATGACCCGCTTATACACGAACTCATCGCCCCGCTCGGAACGGTAGATGTACAGCAATATCGTCCGGTAGTGGTATATATCAACGGAAGATACTGGGGTATTCACGACCTGCGCGACAAAGCCGACAAGTATTATTTAGCCGAAAAATACGGCATAAAAGCCAAAAGTGTTGAAATAGTAGAAGGCTGCGGATTGGAAGCGGTAGATGGCACAACGGAGCATTTCAGGGCAATGCGCGATTATATTTTCAACAATGATTTATCGGCTTTGCAGCACTACGAGTGGGTAAAAGCACATTTGAATATTGAAAATTTTTGTGATTATATGATTACCAATCTGTATGTCGTGAACAAAGATTGGCATCAGTCGGGGAATGTGCGGGCGTGGCGCAGCCCCGAATATGACGGCGGCAGGTGGCATTTTTTTCTCACCGACTTGGATATTTCTATGGGGCATATCGGTATGGCTGGCGAAAACAACTTAATGGAAATATTCAATGCCAATTCGCCGCAAGCGAAAATGCTGAAAATGTTGCTTCAAAATCCCGATTTTAAAAAATATTTCACCCAACGCTTCAACGATTTGCTCAACAGCACCTTTGCGCCGGAGCACGTATTGGCGACATTGGAGCGGCTCGCGGCGCAGTTAGAACCCGAAATGCCGCGTCATTGCGGACGATGGGGTATGTCGGTGGTGGAATGGAAAGAAAAATATGTGGGCGAAATCGTCACTTTTGCCAAACTGCGCACCGCCATCATTCGCCGCTACCTGCGCGAACAACTCCTGTTGGGCAGCGAAATAAAAATGGTGAGCAGCGTAGAGCCTCCGGCTTCGGGCAGCATCGCCATCAACACCTATTTTCCGACCCAATATCCTTTTACAGGCATCTATTTCAGTGCTCAAAATATCGACCTCAACGCCTACCCTGCCGAGGGCTACCGCTTTGCTTATTGGGAGCTTGGCAACAGCCGCATCAAAGAAAGCTGCGTTTCTGTTCCGCTGCGCGACAGCTCGGTAGTAAAAGCGCATTTTGAAAAACAATAA
- a CDS encoding class I SAM-dependent DNA methyltransferase, translated as MTLSWNEIKDRALKFSKEWADTSNEEADAKPFLVEFFNVFGITSKRVSSFEHRVKKLDDKDGYIDLLWKGMILIEMKSRGKNLDKAYQQAKDYLHGLKEHELPKFILISDFENFRLYDLETSPEPSTAGEYIEFKLNDLVTHVQHFGYLLGYQKKIYKEQDPANIKAAELMGKLHDRLEEIGYTGHPLEVYLVRILFLLFAEDTTIFNKQQFQDYLEQRTAEDGSDLAAKLQELFQVLNTPKEKRFKNLDEQLGGFPYVNGKLFEEILPTASFDRNMRQALLNCCYIDWSKISPAIFGSMFQCVMNPKERRNLGAHYTSETNILKLIKPLFLDELWKEFENIKDNKNKLPEFHKKLSTLKFLDPACGCGNFLVITYRELRLLEFEVLKALNKSGQKVLDVSQILWIDVDQFAGIEYEEFPARIAEVAMWLIDHQMNMLVSSEFGQYFVRLPLKKSANIVHGNALRIDWENVVSKNDLYFILGNPPFIGKKEQKPEQKADMEMVFANIKGTGVLDYVTAWYIKAAKYIQNTKIKVAFVSTNSICQGEQTGLFWGLMFNKYKIKIHFAHRTFKWSNEAKGNAAVYCVIIGFANYDTANKSIFEYEDIKGEAHEIKVKNINPFLVEGKDITVENRKFPICKVPEMNYGSMPIDEGNLILTDEEKEEALKNEPQIISAIKKYTGGDEFINNKKRWCLWLQNIEPSVLKNSKFILDRIEKTKKFRLSSNRAATNKLAEKPMLFGEIRQPETEFLLIPKVSSERRRYIPIGFIQPENIVSGTALIIPNANLYLFGVLTSLMHNIWIKYICGRMKSDFRYSKDIVYNNFPWPENPSDKQVKAIETAAQKVLDARLQFPNSSLADLYDPLTMPPALVKAHNELDKAVDLAYRPQAFTSEANRMEFLFGLYEKYTADLFTKEKPQKTKKTTA; from the coding sequence ATGACTTTAAGCTGGAACGAAATAAAAGATAGAGCATTAAAATTCTCCAAAGAATGGGCGGACACTTCAAACGAAGAAGCAGATGCAAAACCATTTTTGGTGGAGTTCTTTAATGTGTTTGGTATTACGAGCAAACGTGTTTCTTCTTTTGAACACAGAGTAAAAAAACTAGACGACAAAGACGGTTACATTGACCTGCTTTGGAAAGGAATGATTTTAATTGAAATGAAAAGTCGCGGTAAAAACCTTGACAAAGCCTACCAACAAGCCAAAGACTATTTGCACGGACTGAAAGAACACGAACTACCGAAATTTATTCTGATTTCCGACTTTGAAAACTTCCGATTGTACGACCTCGAAACCTCCCCTGAACCCTCCACAGCAGGAGAATATATTGAATTTAAACTCAATGACCTTGTAACCCACGTTCAGCACTTCGGTTACCTTTTAGGGTATCAAAAAAAAATTTACAAAGAACAAGACCCCGCCAACATAAAAGCAGCCGAGTTGATGGGGAAACTGCACGACAGATTGGAAGAAATTGGCTACACAGGACACCCGTTAGAAGTTTACTTGGTTCGTATTTTGTTTTTATTGTTTGCCGAAGATACCACCATTTTCAACAAACAACAATTTCAAGACTATTTAGAACAACGAACAGCCGAAGACGGCAGCGACCTCGCAGCAAAATTGCAAGAACTTTTTCAGGTGCTCAACACACCCAAAGAAAAGCGTTTTAAAAATCTGGACGAGCAATTGGGCGGCTTTCCTTATGTAAACGGAAAATTGTTTGAAGAAATATTGCCTACCGCAAGTTTTGACCGCAATATGCGGCAAGCCTTATTAAATTGCTGTTATATTGATTGGAGCAAAATTTCGCCCGCTATTTTCGGCTCTATGTTTCAATGTGTAATGAACCCAAAAGAACGCCGAAACTTGGGCGCACACTATACCAGCGAAACCAACATTTTAAAACTTATCAAACCGCTTTTCTTGGACGAGCTTTGGAAAGAATTTGAAAACATAAAAGATAACAAAAACAAACTTCCTGAATTTCATAAAAAATTAAGCACACTCAAATTCCTAGACCCCGCTTGCGGTTGCGGAAACTTCTTGGTTATCACTTACCGCGAGTTGCGCCTCTTAGAGTTTGAAGTGTTGAAAGCTCTCAACAAATCAGGTCAAAAAGTTTTAGATGTCAGCCAAATTCTTTGGATAGATGTTGACCAATTTGCAGGTATTGAATACGAAGAATTTCCTGCCCGAATTGCCGAAGTTGCAATGTGGCTCATTGACCACCAAATGAATATGTTGGTGAGTAGTGAATTTGGACAATACTTTGTGCGTTTACCATTAAAAAAATCGGCAAATATTGTTCACGGAAATGCACTAAGAATTGATTGGGAAAACGTAGTTTCTAAAAACGACCTTTATTTTATTCTTGGAAATCCGCCATTCATAGGAAAGAAAGAACAAAAGCCCGAACAGAAAGCAGATATGGAAATGGTATTTGCAAATATTAAAGGGACAGGAGTTTTAGATTATGTAACAGCTTGGTATATAAAAGCGGCAAAATACATTCAAAACACAAAAATAAAAGTTGCTTTTGTTTCTACAAATTCAATTTGTCAAGGCGAACAAACAGGGTTGTTTTGGGGCTTAATGTTCAATAAATACAAAATCAAAATTCATTTTGCTCACCGAACTTTTAAATGGAGCAATGAAGCTAAAGGAAATGCAGCAGTATATTGTGTGATAATTGGCTTTGCCAACTACGATACTGCAAACAAGAGCATTTTTGAATATGAAGATATTAAAGGCGAAGCCCACGAAATAAAAGTAAAAAATATCAATCCTTTTTTAGTAGAAGGGAAAGACATTACAGTTGAGAACAGAAAATTTCCAATCTGTAAAGTTCCTGAAATGAATTATGGAAGTATGCCAATTGACGAAGGAAATTTAATTTTGACTGATGAAGAAAAAGAAGAAGCATTAAAAAATGAACCTCAAATTATAAGTGCAATTAAAAAATATACAGGTGGCGATGAGTTTATTAATAACAAAAAACGTTGGTGTTTATGGTTGCAGAATATTGAACCGTCTGTTTTAAAAAACTCTAAATTTATCCTTGATAGAATTGAAAAGACTAAGAAATTTAGATTAAGCAGTAATAGAGCAGCTACGAATAAACTTGCTGAAAAACCAATGCTTTTTGGAGAAATACGTCAGCCAGAAACCGAATTTCTGTTAATTCCAAAGGTTTCCTCTGAAAGAAGAAGATATATTCCTATTGGGTTTATTCAACCTGAAAATATTGTTAGCGGTACAGCACTAATAATTCCAAATGCAAATTTGTATTTGTTTGGAGTTTTAACTTCTTTAATGCACAATATTTGGATAAAATACATTTGTGGAAGAATGAAAAGTGATTTTAGATATTCCAAAGACATCGTTTACAATAACTTTCCTTGGCCAGAAAACCCAAGCGACAAACAAGTAAAAGCCATAGAAACAGCCGCACAAAAAGTATTAGATGCGAGGCTTCAATTCCCGAATAGTAGTTTGGCAGATTTATACGACCCTCTCACAATGCCGCCCGCCTTAGTAAAAGCACACAACGAATTGGACAAAGCCGTTGATTTGGCATACCGCCCGCAAGCATTTACGAGCGAAGCCAACCGAATGGAGTTTTTATTTGGATTGTACGAAAAATATACGGCAGACCTCTTTACAAAAGAGAAACCCCAAAAAACTAAAAAAACAACCGCTTGA